Within the Sphingobium baderi genome, the region CGTCTGCGGCATCGCCGCCGAAATCCTGCGGCTCGCTCAAGGGGGCGATCGTCTTGAGAAACTCGAGCACCGATCCGGGCCAGCCATGGGTAAGGATGAGAGGCAATGCATTGGCATTCGACGAGCGGATATGCAGGAAATATACATCCAGACCGTCGAGCGTTGTTTTGAACTGGGGCAGCGCGTTGAACGTCGCCTCGCAGCGGCGCCAGTCATAGCGATGGCGCCAGTAATCCACCAGCGCGCGCATATCGGCGACGGGTACGCCTTGCGACCAGTCGGCTACCGTCTCGGGTTCGGGCCAGCGGATGCGATCGAGCCGTTCATGCAGGTCGCGGATTTCAGCGTCGGATATGGAAGCTTCAAAAGGCCGGATAGTATCCAGCTCGGTGTCAGTCATGGCCATGGCCCCTCTTGAGAACCTATCCGGCGCCCTGTTTTCGGCAGGGCGCCGGACATTGCTCGAACTCGGCAGTGCTTAGATCTGCGGGATAGCCGCACCGACATAGTCACGTCGGACGCTCGGAGTGTTGGCAACCCCTTGCGGACGCTCACCCAAGGCAAACGGATGGCGGCCCAGGATGACGTACATCATGGCGCCCGTCTGGATGATGGCAATGATGCCGGTGAGGATACCGCCAAGCTGCGTAACCAGCGGCGAGAAGTTGCCCTGGATCACGAAGATGGCTGGCATGCCGGCGAGCGTGAACGCGCCGATGTAGCAGAACGGCATGAGAGCGAGAATGAACACGCTTTTCCAGCCGTTGAACCATTCGCGGAAGCGATAGGCGATCGCCACGCTCAGGAAGAGCGCCGAGACGTTGGCGAAGAGCCACCACCAAGGGAAGAGGTTGATCAGCACCAAAGGTTGATGCCCGAAATACATATAGATGCCGCCATAGCCCAGCAGAATTTCCTCGAGAATGATGTCGGCTAGTCCGGAAAGGGCAAGGCATATCCACAGCGTTCCTGTCTTCACCTGGCGCAGCAGCACCGCATAGAGGAGATAGCCAAGAATTGCGCCAAAAGCCCACCACATGACGCCGACATATGTGTCAAACTCGCGCCCCATGAGGAAGAAGAGGAGTTTGTCGGGATCGTGGGATTGGGACCAATAGCAGCCCGCCAGATAGTTATCGATTGCTTCGGGAACCACACAAAAAGCCGCGCCGAGCACCATCGCGATTGGTACGGTCGACTTATAGCGCCTGCTGTCGATACCAGCAATCACCATGAAGATAAGCGCGATACCAAGCATCACGCTCGTCGCGACGAAAACATGCTCCGGGTTCTGGGGGAAAGCGTCGTTCGGGGGAGCTGGGGTCCGGAAGGTAGGATCTAGAGTTACATGGGTTGAAGCATTCTGCGCGAACGCCATGTCGGGCCAGATGGTGCAGACCATGAAGCCCGCAATAAGTGCCAACGCCAACCAGGCCCATCTGGTTGACGGCTGTGCTTTGAGAGATGTGACCATGCTGCACCTCCTGCCGTGTTGTTAAAACCAACCATTTGGTTTATTGCTGGAGGCATGTCATCGCTTCAGAACCCTGTCAACGAAAATGTAGGAACCATGCCGACCAATGACCTAAGCAAATCCGCTCGAACACGTGAGCGCATCATGACCGCCGCAACCGAAGAGTTTGCCGCGTTCGGGATCGCCGGCGCGCGGGTCGACCGTATCGCGCGAACTGCGAGGGCAAATAAAAGTCAAATTTATGAGTATTTTGGTAACAAGGAGATGCTGTTCCAAGCAGTTCTCGAAAGGCAACTGAGCTACGTTTATCAGACTGTTCAGTTCGACCCAGACGACCTTCCCGACTACGCGGGTATGCTCTTCGACTTTGCTATGGATCATCCTGAACTGATGCGGCTCGTCCTGTGGAACGGCCTCGAGCAGAAGAGGGAATGGCCGTTAGAAGAGGCTCTGAGCCTCCCGACTCAGGTGCGGAGGATACGGGCCGCCCAGGATGCTGGACATGTTGGCACTGACTATCCAGCTGACTTCCTCCTCACGCTCATCATCACCTTAGCGTCTGCGTGGACGGCGGCTAATCCTTTCGGAATATCCATCACGCCTGACGCGGAGAGCAGGCGTCCTATGCTGAGGAAGGCAATACTGCGGGCGGTACAAACGCTCAGCTGTCCGCCCAGACTCAATTCGGTAAAGATCGGCGAGATGATAAATGGGTCGCAAAAGGCTGTTTGACATGGATGCGGCGCT harbors:
- a CDS encoding TetR family transcriptional regulator; this encodes MTAATEEFAAFGIAGARVDRIARTARANKSQIYEYFGNKEMLFQAVLERQLSYVYQTVQFDPDDLPDYAGMLFDFAMDHPELMRLVLWNGLEQKREWPLEEALSLPTQVRRIRAAQDAGHVGTDYPADFLLTLIITLASAWTAANPFGISITPDAESRRPMLRKAILRAVQTLSCPPRLNSVKIGEMINGSQKAV